The proteins below come from a single Mycobacterium parmense genomic window:
- the ku gene encoding non-homologous end joining protein Ku, whose product MRSIWKGSIAFGLVNVPVKVYSATQDHDIKFHQVHAKDNGRIRYQRVCEVDGEVVEYRDIARAYESDDGQMVIITDDDIATLPEERSREIEVLEFVPANEVDPMLFDRSYFLEPDSKSSKSYVLLAKTLAETDRMAIVHFTLRNKTRLAALRVKDFGKRDVMVVHTLLWPDEIRDPDFPVLDKEVDIKPAELKMAGQVVESMAEDFNPDRYHDTYQEQLQELVDAKLEGGEAFTTEEQPKELDETEDVSDLLAKLEASVKARSGNGTQPAKKTAAKKSAAKKAPAKKTPAKKAPAKKAASKS is encoded by the coding sequence ATGCGCTCCATCTGGAAGGGTTCGATCGCGTTCGGGCTGGTCAACGTCCCGGTGAAGGTGTACAGCGCCACCCAGGACCACGACATCAAGTTCCATCAGGTGCACGCCAAGGACAACGGTCGCATTCGCTACCAGCGCGTGTGCGAAGTGGACGGCGAAGTCGTCGAGTACCGCGACATCGCCCGCGCGTACGAGTCCGACGACGGCCAGATGGTGATCATCACCGACGACGACATTGCCACCTTGCCCGAGGAACGCAGTCGCGAGATCGAGGTGCTCGAATTCGTTCCGGCCAACGAGGTCGACCCGATGTTGTTCGACCGCAGCTACTTCCTGGAGCCCGATTCGAAGTCCTCCAAATCGTATGTGTTGCTGGCCAAAACACTCGCGGAGACCGACCGGATGGCGATCGTTCACTTCACCCTGCGGAACAAGACCCGCCTGGCGGCCCTGCGGGTCAAAGACTTCGGCAAGCGCGACGTGATGGTGGTGCACACCCTGTTGTGGCCGGACGAGATCCGCGATCCCGACTTTCCGGTGCTCGACAAGGAAGTCGACATCAAGCCCGCGGAGCTCAAGATGGCCGGTCAGGTGGTTGAGTCGATGGCTGAGGACTTCAACCCCGACCGCTACCACGACACCTACCAGGAGCAGCTGCAGGAACTGGTGGACGCGAAACTCGAAGGCGGCGAAGCCTTTACCACCGAGGAACAGCCCAAGGAACTCGACGAGACCGAGGACGTCTCCGACCTGCTGGCCAAACTGGAGGCCAGCGTCAAGGCGCGATCCGGTAACGGCACGCAACCGGCGAAGAAGACGGCGGCGAAGAAGAGCGCCGCCAAGAAGGCGCCGGCGAAGAAGACGCCGGCGAAGAAGGCGCCGGCCAAAAAGGCCGCGTCGAAGTCCTGA
- a CDS encoding carbohydrate kinase family protein: MTRGLVIGESLIDVVGDDEHVGGSPLNVAVGLGRLGRGVDFLTHIGDDEHGRRIAECVKSNGVQLVPGSVSARRTPTAVATVGGDGSARYAFDLEWELSGTPESAPPLVVHTGSIAAVLEPGCLAVAALIDAYRVSATVTFDPNVRPALTDDRARARIVHLVERSDVVKVSHEDLEWIAPGQDPQRTARGWLASGPAIVAVTLGPRGSVAFCGDGEVRVDAEPVDVVDTIGAGDAFMVGLIDALWTRGLLGASRRAALRRIGVAALTEVLRAASLSAALAVGRAGAF; this comes from the coding sequence ATGACCCGCGGGCTGGTGATCGGCGAATCGCTGATCGACGTCGTCGGGGACGACGAGCACGTCGGCGGCAGTCCGCTCAACGTCGCCGTCGGACTGGGCCGGTTGGGACGCGGCGTCGATTTCCTGACGCACATCGGCGACGACGAACACGGCCGCCGCATCGCCGAGTGCGTCAAATCAAATGGCGTGCAGTTGGTTCCGGGAAGTGTCTCTGCTCGCCGGACGCCGACCGCGGTGGCGACGGTCGGTGGCGACGGGTCGGCCCGCTACGCGTTCGACCTGGAGTGGGAGTTATCCGGCACGCCCGAGTCCGCGCCGCCGCTGGTCGTGCACACCGGCTCGATCGCCGCGGTGCTGGAACCGGGATGCCTGGCCGTGGCGGCCCTGATCGATGCCTATCGGGTGTCGGCCACCGTCACGTTCGATCCCAACGTGCGCCCGGCGCTCACCGACGACCGGGCCCGGGCCCGCATCGTGCACCTCGTCGAGCGCAGCGATGTCGTCAAGGTCAGTCACGAAGACCTGGAATGGATAGCTCCCGGCCAGGACCCGCAGCGTACGGCGCGGGGCTGGCTGGCGTCAGGACCGGCGATCGTTGCGGTGACCCTGGGTCCGCGCGGCTCGGTGGCATTCTGCGGGGACGGCGAGGTCCGCGTGGACGCCGAGCCGGTCGACGTGGTGGACACCATCGGCGCCGGCGACGCCTTCATGGTGGGCCTGATCGACGCCCTCTGGACACGAGGTTTGCTCGGCGCGAGCCGGCGGGCCGCCCTGCGCCGGATCGGAGTCGCTGCGCTGACGGAGGTGTTGCGGGCGGCGAGCCTGTCGGCCGCGCTGGCCGTCGGCCGCGCCGGCGCCTTCTAG
- a CDS encoding mannitol dehydrogenase family protein — protein sequence MANAIDLSNATLSELPIGAPNYDRRSVGVGIAHIGAGHFHRAHQAAYIDVLLQQGLAHDWGICGVGVMPADWTMRDVLRGQDGLYTLILENPDGSRDAQVIGSIIDYRYAPDDPESALEVLAAPATRIISLTITEGGYRDADGPAFALISQALDRRRRRGIASPTIVSCDNIENNGQVARRTVLASAERVDPELAEWVAQHTRFPNSMVDRITPATTLEMAAEVRRDFGINDRWPVVAEPFSAWVVEDDFADGRPPLEQAGVLMVDDVRPYELMKLRMLNAGHQCLAYFAHLCDFHFVHEAARDPLFAEFLISYFDREAIPTLPPVPGIDLHEYGRTLVERFANPAVRDTVARLCAYSSDRIPKWLYPVICDNLANDGPVALAAAAVASWARYAEGTDEWGKPYEVVDQLADSLIPIARSQHQHPTAFIEITAVFCDLAHQPRFVEAYRWALESLHHKGARATLEALVR from the coding sequence GTGGCCAACGCAATCGATCTGAGCAATGCGACGCTGTCCGAGCTGCCGATCGGCGCGCCGAACTACGACCGCCGCAGCGTCGGTGTCGGCATCGCGCACATCGGCGCCGGGCACTTCCACCGGGCGCATCAGGCCGCCTACATCGACGTGCTGCTACAACAGGGCCTGGCGCACGACTGGGGCATCTGCGGGGTCGGAGTGATGCCCGCCGACTGGACCATGCGCGACGTCCTGCGCGGCCAGGACGGGCTCTACACGCTGATCCTGGAAAACCCCGACGGCAGTCGAGATGCTCAGGTGATCGGCTCGATCATCGACTATCGCTACGCTCCGGACGATCCGGAGTCGGCGCTGGAGGTGCTGGCGGCGCCCGCCACCCGGATCATCTCCCTGACCATCACCGAGGGCGGCTACCGCGACGCGGACGGACCCGCGTTCGCGTTGATCAGCCAGGCTCTGGACCGGCGGCGCCGCCGCGGGATCGCGTCACCGACCATCGTCTCGTGCGACAACATCGAGAACAACGGTCAGGTCGCCAGGCGCACCGTGCTCGCCAGCGCCGAACGCGTGGATCCCGAGCTGGCCGAGTGGGTGGCACAGCACACCCGGTTTCCCAATTCGATGGTCGACCGCATCACCCCGGCAACGACTTTGGAGATGGCTGCGGAAGTTCGGCGCGATTTCGGCATCAACGACCGATGGCCGGTGGTGGCCGAGCCGTTCAGCGCCTGGGTGGTCGAGGACGACTTCGCCGACGGTCGGCCCCCGCTCGAACAGGCGGGGGTGCTGATGGTCGACGACGTTCGCCCGTACGAGCTGATGAAGCTGCGCATGCTCAACGCGGGGCACCAATGTCTGGCCTATTTCGCCCACCTGTGCGACTTCCATTTCGTCCACGAGGCGGCGCGCGATCCCCTGTTCGCCGAGTTCTTGATCTCCTACTTCGACCGCGAGGCCATCCCCACGCTGCCCCCGGTGCCGGGAATCGACCTGCACGAGTACGGCCGCACGCTGGTCGAGCGGTTCGCCAACCCCGCCGTCCGCGATACCGTCGCCCGGCTCTGCGCCTACTCCTCGGATCGCATCCCCAAATGGCTGTATCCCGTCATCTGCGACAACCTGGCCAACGACGGGCCGGTTGCACTGGCGGCCGCGGCGGTTGCCAGCTGGGCCCGCTACGCCGAGGGCACCGACGAATGGGGTAAGCCCTACGAGGTGGTGGATCAGCTGGCGGATTCGCTGATCCCGATCGCCCGCTCGCAGCACCAGCATCCCACCGCGTTCATCGAGATCACCGCGGTGTTCTGCGACCTGGCCCACCAGCCCCGGTTCGTCGAGGCGTACCGCTGGGCGCTGGAATCGCTGCACCACAAGGGAGCCCGGGCCACGCTCGAAGCCCTGGTGCGATGA
- a CDS encoding HAD family hydrolase, translating to MTGELTFVRAFDPAPITTLLCDADDNLFGSERPAFEASAEVMNRFLARFGVDAGLSSEELRKRAVGKNFRAMALDMAVRCAVPLDRALGHGLPGAVVASAADLAGGAGLSADELERWVLEERERVTAHLSATLTPDPEVVGPLRDLAKRYTLAAVSSSATDRLRACFAATGLESLIPLAATFSAEDSLAVPTSKPDPAVYLHCGREMGVQARQGLAVEDSVAGVTSAVAAGYATIGNLMFVLPDERDCRRAELIDAGAVAITDSWRALAGVLLSPAGPALSGRLM from the coding sequence ATGACCGGCGAGCTGACCTTCGTGCGCGCCTTCGACCCGGCGCCGATCACGACCCTGCTCTGCGACGCCGACGACAACCTGTTCGGCTCGGAGCGGCCCGCGTTCGAGGCGTCGGCCGAGGTGATGAACCGTTTCCTGGCCAGGTTCGGTGTCGACGCCGGGCTCAGCTCCGAGGAGTTGCGTAAGCGCGCCGTCGGGAAGAACTTCCGTGCCATGGCTCTCGACATGGCCGTGCGGTGCGCAGTGCCGCTCGACCGGGCGTTGGGACACGGCCTTCCCGGGGCGGTGGTCGCCTCGGCCGCCGACCTGGCGGGCGGTGCCGGGCTGTCCGCCGACGAGCTCGAGCGGTGGGTGCTCGAAGAGCGCGAACGAGTCACCGCCCACCTGTCGGCGACCCTGACACCGGATCCGGAAGTGGTGGGCCCGTTGCGAGACCTCGCGAAGCGTTACACACTCGCGGCCGTCAGTTCCAGCGCCACCGACCGCCTGCGCGCGTGCTTCGCCGCCACCGGACTCGAGTCGCTGATCCCGCTGGCGGCGACCTTCAGCGCCGAGGATTCCCTTGCCGTGCCGACCAGCAAGCCCGACCCGGCGGTGTACCTGCATTGCGGCCGGGAGATGGGCGTCCAAGCCCGACAAGGGCTGGCCGTCGAAGACTCCGTCGCGGGCGTGACGTCCGCTGTTGCCGCCGGCTACGCCACGATCGGAAACCTGATGTTCGTGCTGCCCGACGAACGGGATTGCCGCCGTGCGGAATTGATCGACGCGGGGGCGGTGGCCATCACCGATTCGTGGCGCGCCCTCGCGGGCGTCCTGCTATCGCCGGCGGGGCCGGCCTTGAGTGGCCGGCTCATGTAG
- a CDS encoding mannitol dehydrogenase family protein: MPWRPESGVPLSNSTLRLHSQRIAVPTYDRSALQRGVVHIGAGNFHRAHQAVYFDDIARSGISNRWGVTGVSLQSSDVKDLLSAQDGLYTVVQRGHDRQVARIVGSIGSVHYAPDDGVAVHAALTDPQTRVVSLTITGNGYFVDPVTDEFDADHPDVRADLFASGGYVTAWGHLTEALDQRRRAGDAPFTVLCCDNIAGDTRPARTALVSFAALKDPALARWIARHVAFPSTMVDRITPQTSQSERHFIERTFGVADRCPVVTEPHRQWIIEDSFSNGRPPLEQVGAEFVADVGDHKLVKTRLLNGTHIALACLATLAGYRRTDDAMRDRVIFDYVEKLLREEIQPLLPPVPGMNTPAYRATLLDRLSNPRMSDQLSRLARRPTSKITSFILPSLREAIAQGRPHTLLMWAVAGWARYMRGHDLDGRRLPLEDSQAVPVSTWANLARTNLDPLLGHAMFDELRAVPGFAQRLGDMIAGIDERGVVRTLRDAMRSDERQLVTR, encoded by the coding sequence ATGCCCTGGCGTCCAGAATCGGGCGTCCCGCTGAGTAACTCCACCCTCCGGCTGCATTCCCAGCGAATCGCGGTGCCCACCTATGACCGATCTGCCCTGCAACGAGGAGTCGTCCACATCGGTGCGGGCAACTTCCACCGCGCACATCAGGCCGTCTACTTCGACGACATTGCGCGCTCGGGCATTTCGAACCGATGGGGCGTCACCGGCGTCAGCCTGCAGTCCTCGGACGTCAAAGACCTGCTGTCGGCGCAGGATGGGCTGTACACCGTGGTGCAGCGCGGCCACGACCGCCAGGTCGCACGGATCGTCGGGTCGATCGGCTCGGTTCACTACGCCCCCGACGACGGCGTCGCGGTACACGCCGCGTTGACCGACCCCCAAACCCGCGTGGTGAGCCTGACGATCACCGGCAACGGCTACTTCGTCGATCCGGTAACCGACGAGTTCGACGCCGACCACCCCGACGTGCGCGCCGACCTCTTCGCCTCCGGCGGCTACGTCACGGCGTGGGGACATCTGACCGAGGCCCTCGATCAGCGTCGCCGCGCAGGCGACGCGCCGTTCACGGTGTTGTGCTGCGACAACATCGCCGGCGACACCCGGCCCGCGCGCACCGCGCTGGTGTCGTTCGCCGCACTGAAGGATCCGGCACTGGCCCGCTGGATTGCCAGGCATGTGGCGTTCCCGTCGACCATGGTCGATCGCATCACGCCCCAAACCTCGCAGTCAGAACGCCATTTCATCGAGCGCACCTTCGGCGTCGCCGACAGGTGTCCGGTCGTGACCGAGCCGCACCGGCAATGGATCATCGAGGATTCGTTCAGCAACGGACGGCCACCGCTCGAGCAGGTCGGCGCCGAGTTCGTCGCCGATGTCGGCGACCACAAGTTGGTCAAGACGCGTCTGCTCAACGGGACCCACATCGCGCTCGCGTGTTTGGCCACCCTGGCCGGCTACCGGCGCACCGACGACGCGATGCGTGATCGCGTCATCTTCGACTACGTCGAGAAGCTGCTGCGCGAGGAAATCCAGCCGCTGCTGCCTCCCGTACCCGGGATGAACACACCCGCCTACCGGGCCACCTTGCTCGACCGGCTCAGCAATCCCCGCATGAGTGACCAGTTGTCGCGGCTGGCTCGACGCCCGACCAGCAAGATCACCTCGTTCATCCTGCCCTCCCTGCGGGAGGCGATCGCGCAGGGCAGGCCGCACACGCTGCTGATGTGGGCCGTCGCAGGATGGGCGCGATACATGCGGGGGCACGACCTCGATGGGCGCCGGCTGCCGCTCGAAGACTCGCAGGCGGTACCGGTGTCCACGTGGGCGAACCTGGCGCGCACCAATCTCGATCCGCTGCTCGGGCATGCGATGTTCGACGAGCTGCGCGCCGTTCCCGGCTTCGCGCAACGCCTGGGTGACATGATCGCGGGTATCGACGAGCGTGGTGTGGTCCGCACGCTGCGCGACGCCATGCGCAGCGACGAGCGGCAGTTGGTGACGCGATGA
- a CDS encoding ATP-dependent DNA ligase, whose protein sequence is MAPRVKLTNADKVLYPATGTTKQDIFDYYTRIAEVMIPHIAGRPATRKRWPNGVDEASFFEKQLASSAPDWLPRASVTHRSGTTTYPIIDSLDGLAWIAQQAALEVHVPQWRFVAEWTRSKAAQLKPGPATRLVFDLDPGEGVTMPQLAEVANAVRDLIDGIGLVTFPLTSGSKGLHLYTPLQEPVSSKGATVLAKRVAQQLEQTMPKLVTSTMTKSVRAGKVFLDWSQNNGSKTTIAPYSLRGREQPTVAAPRTWAELGEPGLRQLRYDEVLARVARDGDLLAPLDADAPMPDRLSRYRSMRDASKTPEPVPNAEPAAGQGNSFVIQEHHARRLHYDFRLERDGVLVSWAVPKNLPQTTSVNHLAVHTEDHPLEYGGFEGVIPKGEYGAGKVIIWDSGTYDAEKFHDPSGQGSEKGSEKGSEKGEVIVNLHGSRISGRYALIQTKGDQWLAHRMKDQHVFDFDAIAPMLATHGSVAALKAGQWAFEGKWDGYRILVEVDHGAVRVRSRRGRDVTDEYPQLASLADDLRQHHVVLDGEAVVLDAGGVPSFHAMQNRGRGARVEFWAFDLLYLDGRSLLRARYRDRRKLLETLAGGSRLVVPDLLPGDGRQALQHSAEHGWEGVVAKKRDSTYQPGRRSASWVKDKHWNTQEVVIGGWKAGEGGRTSGIGSLLLGIPGDRGLRFAGRVGTGFSERELADLKKRLAPLHTDRSPFDPPLPRSEARGVTYVEPVLVGEVRYSEWTPDDRLRQSSWRGLRPDKEPSEVVRE, encoded by the coding sequence ATGGCGCCGCGGGTGAAGCTCACCAATGCGGACAAGGTGCTGTACCCGGCCACCGGCACCACGAAGCAGGACATCTTCGACTACTACACCCGCATCGCCGAGGTGATGATCCCGCACATCGCCGGGCGCCCCGCCACCCGAAAACGCTGGCCGAACGGCGTCGACGAAGCGTCCTTCTTCGAAAAGCAATTGGCATCCTCGGCGCCCGACTGGCTGCCGCGTGCCAGCGTCACCCACCGGTCCGGGACGACGACATACCCGATCATCGACAGCCTTGACGGGCTGGCGTGGATCGCGCAGCAGGCGGCGCTGGAGGTGCACGTGCCGCAGTGGCGTTTCGTGGCCGAGTGGACCCGGAGCAAGGCCGCACAGCTCAAACCAGGCCCGGCGACTCGGTTGGTGTTCGACCTCGACCCCGGTGAGGGCGTCACGATGCCGCAACTGGCCGAGGTGGCCAACGCGGTCCGCGATCTCATCGACGGCATCGGCCTGGTCACCTTTCCCCTGACCAGCGGCAGCAAGGGCCTGCACCTCTACACGCCGCTGCAGGAGCCGGTGAGCAGCAAGGGCGCGACCGTACTGGCGAAACGCGTTGCGCAGCAACTGGAACAGACGATGCCCAAGCTGGTCACGTCGACCATGACCAAGAGTGTGCGCGCGGGCAAGGTGTTCTTGGACTGGAGCCAGAACAACGGCTCCAAGACCACCATCGCGCCCTACTCGCTGCGCGGCCGCGAACAACCGACGGTCGCCGCTCCGCGTACCTGGGCGGAGCTCGGCGAGCCCGGGCTGCGCCAGCTGCGCTACGACGAAGTGCTGGCGCGGGTCGCGCGGGATGGTGACCTGCTGGCGCCGCTGGACGCCGACGCGCCGATGCCCGACCGGCTGTCCCGATACCGCAGCATGCGCGACGCGTCGAAGACGCCAGAACCGGTGCCCAACGCGGAACCGGCTGCCGGGCAAGGCAACAGCTTCGTCATCCAGGAGCATCACGCTCGTCGGCTGCACTACGATTTCCGGCTCGAGCGCGATGGCGTGCTGGTGTCCTGGGCGGTGCCGAAGAACCTCCCGCAAACGACGTCGGTGAATCACCTGGCGGTGCACACCGAAGACCATCCGCTGGAATACGGGGGCTTCGAAGGCGTGATCCCGAAAGGGGAGTACGGCGCCGGAAAGGTGATCATCTGGGACTCGGGGACCTACGACGCGGAGAAGTTCCACGACCCTTCCGGGCAGGGGTCCGAGAAGGGGTCCGAGAAGGGGTCCGAGAAGGGGGAGGTGATCGTCAACCTGCACGGCAGCCGAATCTCCGGACGGTATGCGCTGATTCAGACCAAGGGCGACCAGTGGCTGGCGCACCGGATGAAGGACCAGCACGTCTTCGACTTCGACGCGATCGCCCCCATGCTCGCCACGCACGGGTCGGTGGCGGCCCTGAAAGCGGGCCAGTGGGCGTTCGAGGGCAAATGGGACGGCTACCGCATCCTGGTCGAGGTCGACCACGGCGCCGTGCGCGTGCGCTCTCGGCGCGGCCGCGACGTCACCGACGAATACCCCCAATTGGCCTCGCTGGCCGATGATTTGCGGCAACACCACGTAGTGCTGGACGGCGAGGCGGTCGTGCTCGACGCCGGCGGCGTGCCCAGCTTCCATGCGATGCAGAACCGGGGCCGCGGCGCTCGCGTCGAATTCTGGGCCTTCGATCTGCTGTACCTGGACGGCCGCTCGCTGCTGCGCGCCCGCTATCGCGACCGGCGAAAGTTGCTGGAAACGTTGGCCGGTGGCAGCCGACTCGTCGTGCCCGACCTGTTGCCCGGTGACGGCAGGCAGGCGCTGCAGCATTCCGCCGAGCACGGCTGGGAGGGGGTGGTCGCCAAGAAGCGCGACTCCACCTACCAGCCCGGCCGGCGTTCGGCCTCGTGGGTCAAGGACAAGCACTGGAACACCCAGGAGGTCGTGATTGGCGGCTGGAAGGCCGGCGAAGGCGGACGCACGAGCGGCATCGGTTCGCTGCTGCTGGGCATACCGGGCGACCGTGGCCTGCGCTTCGCCGGACGCGTCGGGACCGGCTTCTCCGAGCGTGAATTGGCCGACCTGAAGAAGAGGCTGGCGCCGCTGCACACCGACCGGTCGCCGTTCGACCCGCCGCTTCCCCGCAGCGAGGCCAGGGGTGTGACGTACGTCGAGCCGGTGCTGGTGGGTGAGGTGCGATACAGCGAGTGGACCCCCGATGACCGCCTGCGCCAATCGAGTTGGCGCGGTCTGCGACCCGACAAGGAACCGAGCGAGGTGGTGCGCGAATGA
- a CDS encoding fumarylacetoacetate hydrolase family protein: MKWVTFRGADGERTGVLAGDAIHPMPPGVALLDLIGRGAEGLHQAAEEALRATSVRLADVTLMAPIPRPPSIRDSLCFLDHMRNCQGALGAGRTLADSWYRIPAFYFACPATVLGPYEDAPTAPGSAWQDFELEIAAVIGAGGKDLTVEEAERAIIGYTIFNDWSARDLQQLESQLAIGQGKGKDSGVTLGPYLVTPDELEPYRRDGKFDLAAQALVNENVIGSGSTAQMDWTFGEVISYVSRGVTLAPGDVIGSGTVPTCTLVEHLDPARLEAFPGWLRDGDVVTLRVQGLGETRQTVRAAGAPHPLPSRPNPDSAPAPARVNRAPAKVPYTRGLHRVGDRVWAWTLPDGGYGWSNAGLVAGDGASLLVDTLFDLALTREMLAAMRPVTSSAPITDALITHSNGDHTHGNQLLDPAVRIIAARGTADEIAHGMAPAMLAMAQTANLGPVATSYTRDRFGHFDFSGITIRNADQTFDRELTMDVGGRRVELLNLGPAHTAADSVVHVPDAGVLFGGDLLFIGCTPIVWAGPIANWVAACDTMIALDAPTVVPGHGPVTDPDGIRAVRGYLTHVCEQAEAAYGRGLSWAQAAETIDLGEYAEWLDAERVVVNVYARYRELDPDTPELDIMALLVMQAEWLAKRS, encoded by the coding sequence ATGAAATGGGTGACCTTCCGAGGGGCCGACGGCGAGCGGACCGGGGTGCTCGCCGGCGACGCGATCCACCCGATGCCGCCGGGAGTGGCGCTGCTCGACCTGATCGGGCGTGGCGCCGAGGGGCTCCACCAAGCCGCCGAGGAGGCGCTGCGCGCCACGTCGGTGCGTCTGGCGGACGTGACGCTGATGGCGCCGATCCCGCGTCCCCCGTCGATCCGAGACTCGCTGTGCTTCTTGGACCACATGCGCAACTGCCAGGGCGCGCTCGGCGCTGGGCGGACGCTCGCCGACAGCTGGTACCGCATCCCGGCCTTTTACTTTGCCTGTCCTGCAACCGTTCTCGGGCCGTACGAGGACGCTCCCACGGCGCCGGGAAGCGCTTGGCAGGATTTCGAATTGGAGATTGCCGCGGTCATCGGAGCCGGTGGCAAAGACCTGACGGTGGAAGAGGCCGAACGCGCCATCATCGGCTACACCATCTTCAACGACTGGTCGGCGCGCGACCTCCAGCAGCTGGAGAGCCAACTGGCGATCGGGCAGGGCAAGGGCAAGGACAGCGGGGTGACGCTGGGTCCATACCTGGTCACGCCCGACGAGCTCGAACCGTACCGCCGTGACGGCAAGTTCGACCTGGCAGCGCAGGCCCTGGTCAACGAGAACGTTATCGGTTCGGGGTCGACCGCCCAGATGGACTGGACATTCGGCGAAGTCATCTCCTACGTCTCGCGCGGCGTGACCCTGGCCCCCGGCGACGTCATCGGCTCGGGAACGGTGCCCACCTGCACCCTCGTCGAGCATCTCGATCCCGCGCGGCTGGAAGCGTTTCCGGGTTGGCTGCGCGACGGTGACGTCGTCACGCTCCGGGTCCAGGGGCTGGGCGAGACGCGCCAGACCGTGCGTGCCGCCGGCGCCCCCCACCCGCTGCCGTCGCGCCCCAATCCGGACTCCGCGCCCGCCCCCGCCCGTGTCAACCGGGCGCCCGCGAAAGTGCCCTACACGCGTGGGCTGCACCGGGTGGGCGACCGGGTGTGGGCGTGGACGCTGCCCGACGGCGGCTACGGGTGGAGCAACGCCGGTCTGGTCGCCGGTGACGGCGCCTCGCTGCTGGTCGACACCTTGTTCGATCTGGCGTTGACCCGGGAGATGCTCGCCGCGATGAGACCTGTCACCTCATCGGCCCCCATCACCGACGCGTTGATCACCCACTCGAACGGCGACCACACCCACGGCAACCAGCTGCTCGACCCCGCGGTCCGGATCATCGCCGCGCGGGGCACCGCCGACGAGATCGCCCACGGCATGGCGCCCGCGATGCTGGCGATGGCGCAGACCGCCAACCTCGGCCCCGTTGCCACCTCTTACACGCGAGATCGGTTCGGGCACTTCGACTTCAGTGGCATCACGATCCGCAACGCAGACCAGACCTTCGACCGCGAGCTCACGATGGATGTTGGCGGGCGCCGCGTCGAGCTGCTGAACCTGGGTCCCGCGCATACCGCCGCGGATTCGGTGGTGCACGTGCCCGACGCCGGGGTGCTGTTCGGCGGCGATCTGCTGTTCATCGGCTGCACCCCGATCGTGTGGGCGGGCCCGATCGCCAACTGGGTCGCGGCCTGCGACACGATGATCGCCCTGGATGCCCCGACGGTGGTGCCCGGCCACGGCCCGGTCACCGACCCGGACGGTATCCGCGCCGTCCGCGGTTATCTGACACATGTCTGCGAGCAGGCCGAGGCCGCCTACGGTCGGGGCCTGTCGTGGGCGCAGGCCGCCGAGACCATCGACCTCGGCGAGTACGCGGAGTGGCTGGACGCCGAGCGGGTCGTCGTCAACGTCTACGCGCGCTACCGCGAACTCGACCCCGACACCCCTGAGCTGGACATCATGGCCTTGCTCGTGATGCAGGCCGAGTGGCTGGCCAAGCGCTCCTGA
- a CDS encoding SAM-dependent methyltransferase: protein MARTEGDTWDLANSVGATATMVAAARAAASRRPQPVITDQYAEPLVRAVGLDVFTRLAVGDIDSEEIERSVGFPRMVDTFAARARFFDDYFAEATRAGVRQVVIVASGLDARAYRLAWPAGTTVYEIDQPEVIAFKAATLADLGAAPTATLQTVGIDLREDWPAALQEYGFDPAQPTAWLAEGVLIGWLPPEAEVRLLDSVIPLSAEGSRLAADYGTVTGNSEVAREQARSMTEGWRRHGLEMDLTSLTFPGERTDVAAYLNENGWDTTGLGLADLFSAAGLADLGDAEHQVPATTIHFVKAVRP from the coding sequence ATGGCACGCACGGAGGGCGACACCTGGGACCTGGCCAACAGCGTGGGGGCCACGGCCACCATGGTCGCCGCGGCGCGCGCGGCCGCTTCCAGGCGCCCGCAGCCCGTCATCACCGACCAGTACGCCGAGCCGTTGGTCCGGGCCGTGGGGCTCGACGTCTTCACGAGGTTGGCCGTCGGCGACATCGACTCCGAGGAGATCGAGAGGAGCGTCGGTTTTCCGCGGATGGTCGACACGTTCGCGGCCCGCGCCCGCTTCTTCGACGACTATTTCGCCGAGGCGACCCGCGCCGGCGTGCGCCAGGTGGTGATCGTCGCCTCCGGGCTGGACGCCCGTGCCTACCGGCTGGCCTGGCCGGCCGGGACGACGGTCTACGAGATCGATCAGCCCGAGGTCATCGCCTTCAAGGCCGCGACGCTGGCCGACCTCGGCGCGGCCCCGACGGCCACGCTGCAGACGGTCGGGATCGATTTGCGGGAGGACTGGCCGGCGGCGTTGCAGGAGTACGGGTTCGACCCCGCGCAGCCGACCGCCTGGCTCGCCGAGGGCGTGCTCATCGGATGGCTGCCGCCGGAAGCCGAGGTTCGACTGCTGGACTCCGTCATCCCGTTGTCCGCTGAAGGCAGCCGCTTGGCCGCCGACTACGGAACGGTCACCGGCAACTCGGAGGTGGCGCGCGAACAGGCCCGGTCGATGACCGAGGGCTGGCGGCGGCACGGCCTCGAGATGGACCTGACCAGCCTGACCTTCCCCGGCGAGCGCACCGACGTCGCCGCGTACCTGAACGAGAATGGCTGGGATACCACCGGGTTGGGGCTCGCCGACCTGTTCAGCGCCGCCGGTCTGGCGGACCTCGGCGATGCCGAGCATCAGGTTCCGGCCACGACGATCCATTTCGTCAAGGCCGTGCGGCCCTAG